Proteins encoded together in one Kutzneria kofuensis window:
- a CDS encoding integrase core domain-containing protein → MATENHTWGYKRIQGELLKLGHQVGASTIRRSLKRAHIPPAPDRHSDTTWRQFLRTQASTILECDFFHVDCALTLQRIYVFFVLEVGTRYVHALGTTTNPDGGWTTQQIRNLVMDLGDRADEFRFLVRDRVGQFAASFDAVLADVGITPVKIPPRCPRANCYAERFVLTVRNEVTDRMLILGQRHLDAVLAEYVRHYNGRRPHRSRELRPPHPTYPVADLSSRRIKRQRLLGGLINEYERAA, encoded by the coding sequence ATGGCCACCGAGAACCACACCTGGGGCTACAAAAGGATCCAGGGCGAACTGCTCAAACTCGGCCACCAGGTCGGTGCCTCCACCATCCGGCGGAGCCTGAAGCGGGCACACATACCTCCCGCGCCGGACCGGCACAGCGACACGACCTGGCGGCAGTTCCTGCGCACGCAAGCCTCGACCATACTGGAGTGTGACTTCTTCCACGTCGACTGCGCGCTCACCCTCCAGCGGATCTACGTGTTCTTCGTGCTGGAGGTCGGCACCCGCTACGTCCACGCCCTCGGCACGACAACCAATCCCGACGGCGGGTGGACCACGCAGCAGATCCGCAACCTCGTGATGGACCTCGGTGATCGAGCCGATGAGTTCAGGTTTCTTGTCCGCGACCGTGTCGGCCAGTTCGCGGCCTCGTTCGACGCCGTCCTGGCCGACGTGGGCATCACGCCGGTCAAGATCCCTCCGCGTTGTCCGCGGGCGAACTGCTATGCGGAACGGTTCGTGCTCACCGTCAGAAACGAGGTCACCGATCGCATGTTGATCCTGGGCCAGCGGCATCTGGACGCCGTGCTCGCCGAGTACGTCCGGCACTACAACGGTCGACGCCCACACCGTTCCCGCGAGCTCCGCCCACCCCACCCGACCTACCCGGTGGCAGACCTCAGCTCCCGGCGGATCAAACGACAGCGGCTCCTCGGAGGCCTGATCAACGAGTACGAACGGGCCGCGTAA
- a CDS encoding IS630 family transposase has translation MARRPEVFVRALSMEEGRKLQRVTRTAKDPVKLRRAIVVLMSGQGQAVRDITSLLQVSPDYVRDVIHAFNERGFAALDPKRKGGRPRTIGEQIRQRICLIARTSPADWGITAYATWSLAKLREHLLDRGTVVAISRETLRRILRAGGVSWQTTTTWKASTDPDFITKMHRILDLYDHPPTDGRVVCVDEFGPLNLQPRKGKAWRPVGRPLRQRATYNRYDGVMHMLAALDLATGKIFYRIRDRKRHREFLGLLKVLRARWPGEKLYVIADNFSPHRHPRVRAWCADNQVELVFLPTYGSWLNWIEAEFAALRYFALNGTDHRSHAEQNAAIEAYIRWRNARARPKTGFATDSPIRTWTHYPPKVA, from the coding sequence GTGGCTCGTCGACCCGAGGTGTTCGTCCGGGCACTGTCGATGGAGGAAGGCCGCAAGCTGCAGCGAGTGACCCGGACCGCGAAGGACCCGGTCAAGCTACGCCGGGCGATCGTGGTGCTGATGTCCGGCCAGGGCCAGGCCGTCCGGGACATCACCTCGTTGCTGCAGGTCAGCCCCGATTACGTGCGCGATGTGATCCACGCGTTCAACGAACGGGGGTTCGCCGCGCTGGACCCAAAACGGAAAGGGGGACGACCGAGGACGATCGGTGAGCAGATCCGCCAGCGGATCTGCCTGATCGCTCGGACGTCCCCCGCCGACTGGGGCATCACCGCGTACGCGACCTGGTCACTGGCCAAGCTGCGGGAACATTTACTCGACCGCGGCACCGTGGTGGCCATCAGCCGGGAGACGCTGCGCCGGATCCTGCGCGCCGGCGGCGTCTCGTGGCAGACCACGACCACCTGGAAGGCCTCCACGGACCCGGACTTCATCACCAAGATGCACCGGATCCTGGACCTCTACGACCACCCACCCACCGACGGGCGTGTGGTCTGTGTCGACGAGTTCGGGCCGCTGAACCTGCAGCCCCGCAAGGGAAAAGCCTGGCGACCGGTGGGCAGACCGCTGCGTCAGCGGGCCACCTACAACCGCTACGACGGCGTGATGCACATGCTGGCCGCGCTGGACCTGGCCACCGGCAAGATCTTCTACCGTATCCGGGACCGCAAACGCCACCGCGAGTTCCTCGGTCTGCTCAAGGTCCTGCGCGCCCGGTGGCCTGGGGAGAAGTTGTACGTCATCGCGGACAACTTCTCCCCACACCGCCATCCCAGGGTCCGTGCCTGGTGCGCCGACAACCAGGTCGAGTTGGTGTTCCTGCCGACCTACGGGTCCTGGTTGAACTGGATCGAGGCGGAGTTCGCCGCCCTGCGCTACTTCGCCCTCAACGGCACTGATCACCGCAGCCACGCCGAGCAGAACGCCGCGATCGAGGCCTACATCCGCTGGCGCAACGCCCGCGCCCGACCCAAGACCGGGTTCGCCACCGACTCACCGATCAGGACCTGGACCCATTACCCGCCCAAGGTTGCATGA
- a CDS encoding IS110 family transposase, translating into MKVFCGIDWAEDHHDVALIDADGGLVAKRRIGDSAMGFAELMTMLADAGDIAEAPIPVAIETPRGLLVSALRQTGRRVYAINPMAVARYRERHTVARKKSDHVDAMTLANILRTDAHAHRPLPADSDLARAVAVLSRATQDATWRRTRATQELRAVLREYYPGFLAAFAKGTVTNLASPEARAVLALAPTPAAAAKVTKTQLAAALRRAGRQRGIEDLALQLCQALRAEQLRQPPAVEDAFGSQALALLGTLNAECAAVDQLSQTTAELFQQHPDYAVITSFPGLADLSGARVLGEIGDDRSRFADARALKAYAGSAPVTRASGRSISITRRTVKNDRLNAAGFLWAFAAMAKTGAPQEHYRRRRERGDRHAAALRHLFNRFLGQLHHCLQTGEHYDSIKAFGPIDDTPAQAAAA; encoded by the coding sequence GTGAAGGTGTTCTGCGGGATCGACTGGGCCGAGGACCACCACGACGTCGCCCTGATCGACGCCGACGGCGGTCTGGTGGCCAAGCGTCGCATCGGCGACTCCGCCATGGGGTTCGCCGAGCTGATGACGATGCTCGCCGACGCCGGCGACATCGCCGAGGCCCCGATCCCGGTCGCGATTGAAACCCCGCGCGGCCTGCTGGTTTCGGCCCTGCGCCAGACCGGCCGCCGCGTCTACGCCATCAACCCGATGGCCGTCGCCCGCTATCGCGAGCGCCACACCGTCGCCCGCAAGAAGTCCGACCACGTCGACGCCATGACGCTGGCCAACATCCTGCGCACCGACGCTCACGCCCACCGGCCGCTGCCCGCTGACAGCGACCTCGCCCGCGCCGTCGCAGTGCTCTCCCGTGCCACCCAAGATGCCACCTGGCGTCGCACCCGCGCCACCCAGGAACTGCGGGCAGTGCTGCGCGAGTACTACCCAGGGTTCCTGGCCGCCTTCGCCAAGGGCACCGTCACCAACCTGGCCAGCCCAGAGGCCCGCGCCGTCCTGGCTCTCGCGCCAACCCCAGCGGCCGCAGCAAAGGTGACGAAGACACAGTTGGCCGCCGCACTACGCAGGGCCGGCCGCCAGCGCGGCATCGAGGATCTGGCCCTCCAGTTATGCCAAGCCCTGCGCGCCGAGCAGCTGCGACAGCCACCTGCCGTCGAGGACGCGTTCGGCAGTCAGGCCCTCGCTCTGCTCGGCACCCTGAACGCCGAGTGCGCCGCCGTCGATCAACTCAGCCAGACCACCGCGGAACTGTTCCAACAACACCCCGACTACGCCGTGATCACCAGCTTCCCTGGCCTGGCTGACCTATCTGGAGCCCGGGTGCTCGGCGAGATCGGCGATGACCGCAGCCGGTTCGCCGACGCCCGCGCGCTCAAGGCATACGCCGGCTCCGCACCGGTCACGAGGGCATCCGGACGCAGCATCTCGATCACCCGCCGCACCGTGAAGAACGACCGGCTCAACGCCGCCGGGTTCCTCTGGGCCTTCGCTGCGATGGCGAAGACCGGGGCGCCCCAAGAGCACTACCGGCGTCGCCGAGAACGCGGTGACCGACACGCTGCCGCCTTGCGGCACCTGTTCAACCGCTTCCTCGGCCAGCTCCACCATTGCCTACAGACTGGAGAGCACTACGACTCGATCAAGGCGTTCGGGCCGATCGACGACACACCCGCCCAGGCCGCCGCAGCTTGA
- a CDS encoding DUF2397 domain-containing protein has translation MGDSTGPGVGSPDTSRFEVTVTDSRRATAYLIAPEADEYIAIMAVLEASITDMMPAEIAQALREAGTPLDDRLVETRLDKLRDWTAASARTDTSRILRHADLLARNWRWTATPAGRQVQRFYSTVLADTPAMREIPLSSLARVVTALEALAAIVPAGIPETTDVAGADTVEHIGRLFISHDDLDAALVGAEDTLATLADRFDLGDEATSELKQLLVEYATRVAAELETGSARAHRALLTLVPYFEALADAAITASEARALIDRGALAASRGGRRSDWDGLVAWCDPATGRAARFALRLVRALPGMHANLRRLHASSSTATGRARALLLARACTDRTLGRAIFLAAVGDHPWRKLYDEADDDDLPRIPSWRDGPTVTVPDLLRATGRAGARGRPPAARDDTAARAEIDARRRERAAAHLDALREVLAASPGSPLSTAAARVALATLMAATRAPAGGPYRARRSAHRDGLACTLFHVPGQIAVLRAPAWRVWLPDRAMVFHPAGTRASTPPVTSPDTDTPVIMRVSSGGVA, from the coding sequence ATGGGGGACTCGACTGGGCCGGGCGTGGGCTCGCCCGACACCAGCAGGTTCGAGGTCACTGTCACCGACTCGCGCCGAGCAACCGCGTACCTCATCGCCCCCGAGGCCGACGAGTACATCGCGATCATGGCCGTACTTGAGGCGTCAATCACGGACATGATGCCGGCCGAGATCGCCCAAGCGTTGCGTGAGGCTGGCACCCCGCTCGATGACCGGCTCGTCGAGACGCGGCTGGACAAGCTGCGCGACTGGACCGCTGCGTCGGCGCGCACGGACACCAGTCGGATCCTGCGGCACGCCGACCTGTTGGCGCGCAATTGGCGCTGGACGGCGACCCCGGCCGGGCGGCAGGTCCAGCGGTTCTACTCGACCGTGCTGGCCGATACGCCGGCGATGCGGGAGATCCCCCTGTCCAGCTTGGCGCGTGTGGTCACGGCGCTGGAAGCTCTCGCCGCGATAGTCCCGGCCGGCATCCCTGAAACCACGGATGTGGCCGGGGCTGACACGGTCGAACACATCGGCAGGCTGTTCATCAGTCACGACGACCTTGATGCTGCCCTCGTCGGCGCCGAAGACACCCTCGCCACGCTCGCGGACCGATTCGACCTTGGCGACGAGGCGACCAGCGAACTCAAACAACTCCTCGTCGAGTACGCCACCCGGGTAGCCGCCGAGCTGGAAACCGGATCGGCCCGGGCGCACCGCGCGTTGCTCACGTTGGTGCCGTACTTCGAGGCGCTCGCCGATGCTGCGATCACCGCCTCCGAGGCTCGTGCGCTGATTGACCGGGGCGCGTTGGCTGCGTCGCGCGGTGGACGCCGGAGCGACTGGGACGGGTTGGTGGCCTGGTGCGACCCGGCCACCGGGCGAGCGGCACGGTTCGCGCTACGGCTGGTCCGGGCGTTGCCGGGCATGCACGCCAACCTGCGCCGGCTGCATGCGTCATCTTCGACCGCGACCGGACGTGCCCGAGCGCTGCTCCTGGCCCGCGCTTGCACCGATCGCACGCTGGGACGGGCGATATTTCTGGCCGCAGTCGGCGATCACCCGTGGCGCAAACTGTACGACGAGGCAGATGACGATGATCTGCCTCGCATTCCGTCCTGGCGCGATGGGCCGACGGTCACGGTGCCGGACCTGTTGCGGGCGACCGGACGCGCTGGTGCCCGTGGTCGCCCGCCAGCGGCCCGGGACGACACCGCCGCACGGGCGGAGATCGACGCGCGACGTCGGGAGCGCGCCGCGGCGCACCTGGACGCCCTGCGGGAGGTGCTTGCCGCGTCGCCCGGCAGCCCGCTCTCGACTGCTGCGGCACGGGTGGCGCTGGCCACGCTGATGGCCGCGACCCGCGCGCCGGCCGGTGGCCCGTACCGAGCCCGCCGCAGCGCGCATCGCGACGGTCTGGCCTGCACGCTGTTCCACGTCCCTGGTCAGATTGCAGTGTTACGCGCGCCGGCGTGGCGAGTGTGGCTCCCCGACCGGGCGATGGTGTTCCATCCGGCCGGCACCCGGGCCTCGACACCACCGGTGACCAGCCCCGACACGGATACCCCGGTCATCATGCGCGTGTCCAGCGGCGGTGTGGCATGA
- a CDS encoding DUF6907 domain-containing protein — translation MAKSVAVLDGVHLIACDDRRRNLCGRQVYWLDTPCPHWCAGGHRDGDMADDGTHFSGWNGVVLLTLEDGARMTSSKEHDELYQPEYVSVSLQQDVREVAAQIWCGKGESNTGWHMTAEEARELAAVLSEAAALADTATDDPVANEVHSAPALAAA, via the coding sequence GTGGCCAAATCTGTAGCTGTGCTCGACGGTGTCCACCTGATCGCGTGCGATGACCGACGCCGCAACCTGTGCGGCCGCCAGGTCTACTGGCTCGACACCCCTTGTCCGCACTGGTGTGCGGGCGGACATCGCGACGGGGACATGGCTGATGATGGAACGCACTTCTCTGGCTGGAACGGAGTGGTGCTTCTGACGTTGGAAGACGGTGCACGGATGACGTCATCTAAAGAACACGATGAGCTGTATCAGCCTGAGTACGTCTCCGTGAGCTTGCAGCAAGACGTGCGTGAAGTGGCCGCGCAGATTTGGTGCGGCAAAGGCGAAAGTAACACGGGCTGGCACATGACCGCTGAGGAGGCGCGGGAACTCGCCGCGGTCCTGTCGGAAGCAGCCGCGCTGGCAGACACTGCCACGGATGACCCGGTGGCCAACGAGGTGCATTCCGCGCCGGCCCTGGCTGCAGCGTGA
- a CDS encoding IS5 family transposase (programmed frameshift) has translation MTDALSQRLVPDELWALVAPLVPQFTPRRQGGGTTPVDDRAVFTAIVFVLTSGCAWRHLPPSFGVTVPTAHRRFTEWTKAGLWPRVHRAVLDELGGQGLIDWSRVVVDAAAVRAKKGGSLTGPSPVDRGKPGSKIHALSDRAGLPLSVAVSAANTNDAYGLKPLVRAIPAVKSRRGPRRRKPAKLHADKAYDIKELRAWVREQGIAVRIARKDTESSARLGRHRWVIERTIAWLFGYRRLAMRYERKANHFCAFLTLAAALTCFKRLAKAAT, from the exons GTGACGGATGCGTTGTCGCAGCGGCTGGTGCCCGACGAGTTGTGGGCACTGGTCGCGCCGTTGGTCCCACAGTTCACGCCGCGTCGGCAGGGCGGTGGGACGACGCCGGTGGACGACCGGGCGGTGTTCACCGCGATCGTGTTCGTGTTGACCAGCGGCTGCGCCTGGCGGCATCTACCGCCGTCGTTCGGGGTCACAGTGCCGACCGCGCACCGCAGGTTCACCGAGTGGACCAAAGCGGGCCTGTGGCCACGGGTGCATCGGGCGGTCTTGGACGAGTTGGGCGGCCAGGGCTTGATCGATTGGTCGCGGGTGGTGGTGGACGCGGCGGCGGTGCGGGCGA AAAAAGGGGGATCGTTGACCGGTCCGAGCCCGGTCGATCGAGGCAAGCCGGGCTCGAAGATCCACGCGCTGTCCGACCGGGCCGGTCTGCCGTTGTCGGTGGCGGTGTCGGCGGCCAACACCAACGACGCCTACGGGCTCAAACCGTTGGTGCGGGCGATCCCCGCAGTGAAGTCGCGGCGTGGTCCCCGTCGGCGCAAGCCGGCGAAGTTGCACGCGGACAAGGCCTACGACATCAAGGAGTTACGGGCGTGGGTACGCGAGCAGGGGATCGCGGTGCGGATCGCCCGCAAAGACACTGAGTCCAGCGCGCGGCTGGGTCGGCACCGGTGGGTCATCGAACGCACGATCGCCTGGTTGTTCGGGTACCGCCGACTCGCGATGCGGTACGAGCGCAAGGCGAACCACTTCTGCGCGTTCCTGACGTTGGCGGCGGCCTTGACTTGCTTCAAGAGGCTCGCCAAGGCCGCCACGTAA
- a CDS encoding IS701 family transposase, which produces MVADWSASFEAFLGRFAGRFPRVESRRRMRWYVKGLLAEIERKNGWTLAEAAGDAGPEGMQRLLNFYAWDADGLRDDVRAAVVERIGDGEQGVLIVDETGFLKKGAHSAGVARQYSGTAGRIENSQIGVFLAYASPRGRALIDRELYLPKDWTDDRDRCRAAGIDDEVEFATKQVLARRMIERALATEVPFGWVTADELYGQDTKFRLWLETVDVPHVVAVPKSAMVVSMHLAKVRVARMIADVADADWQRLSCGDGVRGPRVSDWTAVEIRPLRRRGWGHWLLARRSVSDPTDIAYYVCFGPADTSLAELVRVAGSRWAIEECFQTAKNETGLDHYQARGYQAWYRHVTLSMTALAFLVITRPTVEKGAPLLAMVRP; this is translated from the coding sequence ATGGTGGCGGACTGGTCGGCGAGCTTCGAGGCGTTTCTGGGCCGGTTCGCCGGCAGGTTCCCCCGAGTGGAGTCGCGGCGCCGGATGCGCTGGTATGTCAAGGGATTGCTCGCCGAGATCGAGCGGAAGAACGGGTGGACGCTGGCCGAGGCCGCCGGGGATGCGGGGCCGGAAGGCATGCAGCGGTTGCTGAACTTCTACGCGTGGGACGCCGATGGCTTGCGTGACGACGTGCGTGCCGCGGTTGTGGAACGCATCGGTGACGGTGAGCAGGGGGTGCTCATCGTCGACGAGACCGGCTTTCTGAAGAAGGGTGCCCACTCCGCAGGAGTCGCACGGCAGTACTCGGGCACTGCCGGCCGGATCGAGAACTCGCAGATCGGGGTATTTCTGGCGTATGCCTCACCACGCGGTCGTGCGCTGATTGATCGGGAGTTGTATCTGCCCAAGGACTGGACCGATGATCGTGACCGGTGCCGGGCGGCTGGCATTGATGACGAGGTGGAGTTCGCGACCAAACAGGTGCTGGCCCGCCGGATGATCGAGCGTGCGCTCGCGACGGAGGTGCCGTTCGGATGGGTGACCGCCGACGAGTTGTACGGGCAGGACACGAAGTTCCGGCTGTGGTTGGAGACCGTGGACGTCCCGCATGTGGTGGCGGTGCCCAAGTCGGCGATGGTGGTGTCGATGCACTTGGCCAAGGTCCGGGTTGCGCGGATGATTGCGGACGTCGCGGACGCAGATTGGCAGCGGCTCAGCTGCGGGGACGGAGTTCGTGGCCCTCGGGTGTCGGACTGGACGGCGGTGGAGATCCGGCCGTTGCGCCGGCGGGGTTGGGGGCACTGGCTGCTGGCTCGGCGTTCGGTCAGCGATCCGACCGACATCGCCTACTACGTGTGTTTCGGGCCTGCCGATACCAGCTTGGCGGAGCTGGTTCGTGTCGCGGGCAGCCGCTGGGCGATCGAGGAGTGTTTCCAGACGGCGAAGAACGAGACCGGTCTGGATCACTACCAGGCGCGGGGTTACCAGGCGTGGTACCGGCACGTCACGCTGTCGATGACGGCGTTGGCGTTCCTGGTGATCACACGGCCAACCGTTGAAAAGGGGGCTCCGTTGCTGGCGATGGTCAGACCGTGA
- a CDS encoding integrase, translating into MALRLLYLIFLRLVGLLVLLGRSSASKDAELLVLRHEVAVLRSKNPRPRLDWADRAVIAALVRLLPTGLRLHRLVTPGTILRWHRRLVAQSGPNDS; encoded by the coding sequence ATGGCGCTGCGTCTGCTCTACCTGATCTTCCTCAGGCTTGTGGGCCTGCTGGTGCTACTCGGCCGCTCCTCGGCGTCCAAGGACGCCGAGTTGCTGGTGTTACGCCACGAGGTCGCCGTGCTGCGCAGCAAGAACCCAAGACCTCGCCTGGACTGGGCAGACCGGGCTGTGATCGCCGCGCTGGTCCGCCTGCTGCCCACGGGGCTGCGGCTGCACCGGTTGGTCACCCCGGGCACGATCCTGCGTTGGCATCGGCGCCTCGTAGCGCAAAGTGGACCTAATGACTCGTGA
- a CDS encoding DUF2398 family protein, whose amino-acid sequence MSEAQAGNDAAEQTENRGRRAWSVEADAEVSAALRTLAARPWLVAGRDDETIAAVRRNLDTVREAFARLGWVLVVERDLVRLRKSPPVRRDAWAATAPAPATCSWFFLLVAAAEAMPPRVGLAQLVTAARAAAAEAGLPVTTDIAERRAIVAALRMLDERGVIEQMDGVVDGFVHDEHAPVLLAVHHTRLSHVIANFADADPSADPAGWLALVEREPDAARRMRRRLVDDTLVHVADLDEAEADWLSRRFRGDDGAPLAAAFGLHAERRAEGAAFVVPAEAFRRPRELGPLPFPTPGTTGHAALLLCDAAAVDGTLAADRPGWRAIRDSTVLALLASWGQQFGAGRGGWAGEDVDNPAGLAGKVRALLTGLNLLRIDDTTAADDGESAERLWWFSPAAGRWRPATTATTRGPATRRAARDQPPPSDALLILDSPER is encoded by the coding sequence ATGAGTGAGGCGCAGGCAGGCAACGATGCGGCTGAGCAGACCGAAAACCGTGGCCGCAGGGCATGGTCGGTCGAAGCCGATGCCGAAGTGAGTGCGGCACTGCGCACACTTGCCGCACGGCCATGGCTGGTCGCTGGGCGCGACGACGAGACCATCGCTGCGGTGCGCCGCAACCTCGACACCGTGCGCGAGGCGTTCGCACGGCTGGGGTGGGTGCTCGTGGTGGAACGGGACCTGGTTCGCCTGCGGAAATCCCCGCCGGTCCGCCGCGACGCCTGGGCGGCCACTGCACCCGCGCCGGCGACCTGCTCGTGGTTCTTCTTGCTCGTCGCCGCCGCCGAGGCAATGCCACCGAGGGTCGGGCTCGCGCAGTTGGTGACTGCGGCCCGCGCCGCAGCCGCCGAGGCAGGACTGCCGGTCACCACGGACATCGCCGAGCGGCGCGCGATTGTCGCGGCGCTGCGGATGCTGGATGAGCGCGGTGTCATCGAGCAGATGGACGGCGTCGTGGATGGCTTCGTCCACGATGAGCACGCCCCCGTGCTGCTCGCTGTGCATCACACCCGACTCAGCCATGTGATCGCGAACTTCGCCGATGCCGACCCCAGCGCCGATCCGGCCGGGTGGCTCGCCCTCGTCGAACGAGAACCCGACGCCGCACGCCGGATGCGGCGCCGGCTGGTCGACGACACGCTCGTGCATGTCGCGGACCTGGACGAGGCGGAAGCGGACTGGCTGTCGCGGCGGTTCCGCGGGGACGACGGAGCGCCGTTGGCGGCCGCGTTTGGTCTGCACGCGGAGCGCCGGGCGGAAGGAGCGGCGTTCGTTGTGCCCGCTGAGGCATTCCGGCGCCCCCGCGAGCTGGGCCCTCTGCCCTTCCCCACCCCCGGCACGACTGGCCACGCCGCGCTGCTGCTCTGCGATGCGGCAGCAGTGGACGGCACCCTGGCGGCGGACCGCCCGGGATGGCGCGCGATCCGAGATTCGACCGTCCTCGCGTTGCTCGCGTCGTGGGGCCAGCAGTTCGGCGCCGGCCGGGGCGGCTGGGCCGGAGAGGATGTCGACAACCCGGCCGGTCTCGCCGGGAAGGTCCGCGCGCTGCTGACGGGCTTGAATCTGCTCCGCATCGACGACACCACCGCGGCCGATGACGGGGAATCTGCCGAGCGGCTGTGGTGGTTTTCGCCCGCAGCAGGACGCTGGCGGCCTGCGACTACTGCCACGACCCGCGGCCCGGCCACACGAAGGGCCGCCCGCGATCAGCCGCCGCCATCCGATGCGTTGCTAATCCTCGACTCCCCGGAGCGCTGA